One Ricinus communis isolate WT05 ecotype wild-type chromosome 7, ASM1957865v1, whole genome shotgun sequence genomic region harbors:
- the LOC8276193 gene encoding CSC1-like protein At3g21620 isoform X1, which produces MATLSDIAVAAAINILGAFAFFLAFAILRIQPVNDRVYFPKWYIKGLRSSPIRTGTFGGKLVNLDFRSYLRFLNWMPAALQMPEPELIDHAGLDSAVYLRIYLTGLKIFVPIAFVAFTVLVPVNWTNSTLKRSNLTYSDLDKLSISNIPMGSSRFWTHLVMAYAFSFWTCYVLKKEYEIVASMRLHFLASEHRRPDQFTVLVRNVPPDPDESVNELVEHFFLVNHPDHFLTHQVVYNANKLSELVNKKKKMRNWLDYYQLKYSRNQSRKPSVKTGFLGLCGDSVDAIDYYTSEIERLSKEISLERDNTVNNPKYIMPAAFVSFQTRWGAAVCAQTQQSRNPTVWLTEWAPEPRDIYWDNLAIPYVSLAVRRLLVAVAFFFLTFFFMIPIAFVQSLANIEGIEKALPFLKSLIEMKVVKSFIQGFLPGIALKIFLIFLPSILMLMSKFEGFISLSGLERRSATRYYIFQFINVFLGSIITGTAFQQLNNFIHQSANDIPKTIGVSIPMKATFFITYIMVDGWAGVAGEILRLKPLIIYHLKNFFLVKTEKDREEAMDPGTLGFNTGEPQIQLYFLLGLVYSVVSPILLPFIIVFFGLAYVVYRHQIINVYNQEYESAAAFWPDVHGRIVTALIVSQLLLMGLLSTKQAAQSTPLLITLPVLTIWFHLFCKGRYEPAFVRYPLQEAMMKDTLERAREPSLNLKSFLQNAYIHPVFKGGDDSDGEEATEDKEPDLVPTKRQSRKNTPAASKRSGSFSSLLPEDHENS; this is translated from the exons atgGCAACACTAAGTGATATCGCAGTAGCAGCAGCAATCAATATACTCGGTGCATTTGCTTTCTTCTTAGCATTTGCTATACTTAGGATTCAACCAGTCAACGACAGGGTCTACTTTCCCAAATGGTATATTAAAGGATTAAGAAGCAGTCCTATAAGGACAGGAACATTTGGTGGAAAGTTAGTGAATTTGGACTTTAGATCATATTTAAGGTTTCTGAATTGGATGCCTGCTGCTTTGCAAATGCCAGAACCTGAGCTAATTGACCATGCTGGATTGGACTCTGCTGTTTACTTGAGGATTTACTTGACAGG GCTTAAAATTTTTGTTCCTATCGCATTTGTGGCATTTACAGTCCTAGTGCCAGTTAATTGGACAAATAGCACTTTAAAGCGTTCTAATTTAACTTACAGTGATTTGGATAAGCTCTCTATATCAAATATCCCAATGGGATCAAGCAG ATTTTGGACTCATTTGGTAATGGCTTATGCCTTCTCATTCTGGACATGCTATGTGTTAAAAAAGGAGTATGAGATAGTGGCTTCAATGAGGTTGCATTTTCTTGCATCAGAACATCGGCGCCCTGATCAGTTTACA GTATTGGTTAGAAATGTACCGCCAGATCCTGATGAATCAGTCAATGAGCTAGTAGAACATTTTTTTCTGGTCAATCATCCAGATCACTTTCTCACTCACCAg GTTGTTTACAATGCTAACAAACTTTCTGAGTTGgtaaataagaagaaaaagatgcGAAATTGGCTCGACTACTATCAGCTCAAGTATTCAAGAAATCAATCAAGAAAGCCTTCAGTGAAG ACTGGTTTTCTTGGCCTATGTGGAGACAGTGTAGATGCAATTGATTACTATACATCCGAGATTGAGAGACTATCAAAAGAA ATCTCTTTGGAGAGAGATAACACTGTGAACAACCCAAAGTATATCATGCCAGCTGCATTTGTTTCCTTCCAAACTCGTTGGGGAGCTGCTGTTTGTGCACAAACTCAACAATCAAGAAATCCAACTGTATGGTTAACTGAGTGGGCTCCAGAACCCCGTGACATTTACTGGGATAACCTGGCAATTCCATATGTTTCGCTCGCAGTTAGAAGGCTTCTTGTTGCAGTTGCATTTTTCTTCCTTACCTTCTTTTTCATGATTCCCATTGCATTCGTCCAGTCTCTAGCAAACATTGAAGGAATAGAGAAAGCATTGCCCTTTTTAAAATCCCTTATTGAAAT GAAAGTTGTAAAATCATTTATCCAAGGCTTCCTTCCCGGAATTGCTTTGAagatatttcttatttttctaccTTCAATTTTGATGCTAATGTCTAAATTCGAAGGATTCATTAGCCTGTCAGGGCTAGAGAGACGATCTGCAACTAGATACTACATTTTCCAATTTATTAATGTCTTTCTTGGGAGCATAATCACTGGAACTGCATTTCAACagctaaataattttatccacCAGTCCGCAAATGA CATACCAAAGACAATTGGTGTCTCAATTCCTATGAAAGCAACTTTCTTCATAACTTACATTATGGTTGATGGGTGGGCTGGAGTTGCTGGGGAGATACTAAGATTGAAGCCCTTGATCATTTATCACTTGAAAAACTTTTTCTTGGTGAAGACTGAAAAGGACAGAGAAGAGGCAATGGATCCAGGAACCCTTGGTTTCAACACAGGCGAACCGCAGATACAACTTTATTTCTTACTTGGCCTTGTCTATTCTGTGGTTTCTCCCATATTGCTTCCTTTCATAATAGTATTCTTTGGCTTGGCATATGTTGTGTACCGTCATCAG ATTATAAATGTTTACAACCAGGAGTATGAGAGTGCTGCAGCATTCTGGCCTGATGTCCATGGGCGTATTGTTACAGCACTGATTGTCTCACAACTATTATTAATGGGATTGTTAAGCACAAAACAAGCTGCTCAGTCGACCCCATTGCTCATTACCCTACCAGTGCTAACAATATGGTTCCATTTGTTCTGCAAAGGACGTTATGAACCTGCTTTTGTTAGATATCCACTGCAG GAGGCCATGATGAAAGACACATTAGAGCGTGCAAGGGAACCCAGCCTAAACTTGAAAAGCTTTCTCCAGAATGCATATATTCACCCAGTCTTCAAAGGTGGAGATGATAGTGATGGAGAAGAAGCTACAGAGGACAAAGAGCCTGACCTAGTTCCAACAAAGCGTCAGTCTCGAAAAAATACACCAGCAGCTAGTAAACGTAGTGGTTCATTTTCATCTTTACTGCCAGAAGATCATGAAAATTCATAA
- the LOC8276188 gene encoding putative pentatricopeptide repeat-containing protein At1g53330: MKPPKPKRISSFRLASLLRLQEDPKLALHLFQHPNSNPNPKPFRYSLLCYDLMITKLGRAKMFHEMEQILLQFKTQTRLVAKEPLFCNIITFYGRAGLPQNALKMFDEMPLYRCQRTIKSYNTLLNVLMICKEFDVMREHFVNIKRHVKPDGCTFNIMIRGLCSDGRVDDALKVLDEMKNRDLVPNQVTFGTLIYGLCLNLKLKEAFKLKDYMVNVHGLCPNEYVYATLIKGLCAVGELSFALRLKEEMERDGVKVDSAIYSTLISGLFKVGRKDEVFGVLMEMELKGCKADTVTYNVMINGFCKDKDFETAYKILDEMMENRCKPDVISYNVILGELCKDGKWSEASDLFEDMPRRGCAPDVVSYRIVFDGLSDAMEFKDAAFILDEMVFKGFAPRSSSICKFINRLCQNGDEDLVWSVLNCLGKINAIDTELWKMAIAVALKNSMLSSPKYQEQQKFFENCLATL, translated from the coding sequence ATGAAGCCACCAAAGCCAAAACGAATCTCCTCATTCAGGCTTGCCTCTCTTCTCCGTCTCCAAGAAGACCCGAAACTCGCTCTCCACCTCTTTCAACATCCAAACTCAAACCCAAATCCAAAACCCTTTCGCTATTCACTTCTCTGCTATGACCTCATGATCACCAAGCTTGGCCGCGCCAAAATGTTCCATGAAATGGAACAAATCCTCCTTCAATTTAAAACCCAGACGCGTTTGGTTGCTAAAGAACCTCTCTTTTGCAACATTATCACTTTCTATGGCCGAGCGGGCCTCCCTCAAAATGCCCTCAAAATGTTTGATGAAATGCCTCTTTATCGCTGCCAAAGGACTATTAAATCCTATAACACTTTGTTAAACGTGCTAATGATTTGCAAAGAGTTTGATGTGATGAGAGAGCATTTTGTGAATATTAAGAGACATGTGAAACCAGATGGTTgtacttttaatataatgatTCGTGGGTTGTGCTCAGATGGGAGAGTTGATGATGCACTTAAGGTGTTagatgaaatgaaaaatagagaCCTTGTCCCTAATCAGGTGACTTTTGGGACTTTGATTTATGGGCTTTGTTTGAATTTGAAGTTGAAAGAGGCTTTTAAGTTGAAAGATTATATGGTTAATGTACACGGGTTGTGTCCTAATGAGTATGTTTATGCAACGCTTATTAAGGGGCTTTGCGCGGTTGGTGAGTTAAGTTTTGCTTTAAGACTTAAGGAAGAAATGGAGAGGGATGGAGTGAAAGTGGATTCAGCAATTTATTCTACTTTGATTAGTGGGTTATTTAAAGTTGGGCGGAAAGATGAGGTTTTTGGAGTTTTAATGGAAATGGAATTAAAAGGCTGCAAGGCTGATACTGTGACTTACAATGTGATGATTAATGGGTTTTGTAAAGATAAAGATTTTGAAACTGCTTATAAAATTCTGGATGAAATGATGGAGAATAGATGTAAGCCGGATGTTATTAGTTATAATGTGATACTTGGCGAGTTATGTAAGGATGGGAAATGGAGTGAAGCGAGTGATTTGTTTGAAGATATGCCAAGACGTGGCTGTGCTCCTGATGTTGTATCATATAGAATTGTTTTTGATGGACTTAGTGATGCAATGGAGTTCAAGGATGCTGCATTTATTTTGGATGAAATGGTTTTCAAGGGTTTTGCACCTCGTTCTTCTAGcatatgtaaatttattaacagGTTGTGCCAAAACGGGGATGAGGATTTGGTATGGTCGGTTTTGAATTGTCTGGGTAAAATAAATGCAATTGATACAGAGTTGTGGAAGATGGCAATTGCAGTGGCATTGAAGAACAGTATGCTCTCTAGTCCTAAATACCAAGAGCAACAAAAGTTTTTCGAGAATTGCCTAGCGACGTTGTAA
- the LOC107262062 gene encoding uncharacterized protein LOC107262062, with protein MTFKGTSEFKEVDTRYSLQERKDLRLVRNTDGQVKVKCMKRNCPFVLYASNEGNKKVFQVKTFVDEDNCAICYKNRKVTAKWLASNYLYKYKCIATMKLVDIKKLVKQNLHIELTLTQLRRVKLLIILKIEGDVKKEFGPLRDYLGEVERSNPGSIIEMKFYRPLPEDFPIFQRLYISFDCLKRGLLAGRRRVLGLDGCFMKGVTKGKILAAIGRDGNNQMFPVAWFVVTSESYVTWKWFIKLLIKDLEMEDGDSWTIMIYQ; from the coding sequence ATGACATTTAAAGGAACAAGTGAGTTTAAGGAAGTTGATACAAGATATTCTcttcaagaaagaaaggacTTAAGATTGGTAAGGAATACTGATGGGCAAGTCAAAGTGAAATGTATGAAAAGGAACTGTCCTTTTGTTCTGTATGCATCAAATGAAGGTAACAAGAAGGTGTTTCAAGTAAAGACTTTTGTTGATGAGGACAACTGTGCAATTTGCTATAAGAATAGAAAGGTGACTGCAAAATGGCTAGCAAGTAATTACTTATACAAGTACAAGTGTATTGCAACAATGAAGCTAGTAgatattaagaaattagtGAAACAGAATTTGCATATTGAGTTGACTTTAACACAACTTAGAAGAGTTAAACTATTGATTATATTAAAGATTGAAGGTGATGTGAAAAAAGAGTTTGGTcctttacgggattatttagGAGAAGTTGAAAGATCTAATCCTGGAAGTATAATTGAGATGAAATTTTATAGACCACTGCCTGAAGACTTTCCTATTTTTCAGAGGCTTTATATATCATTTGATTGTTTGAAAAGGGGACTTTTAGCAGGACGTAGAAGGGTATTGGGATTGGATGGGTGCTTTATGAAAGGAGTGACTAAAGGTAAGATTTTGGCAGCTATTGGGAGGGATGGGAATAATCAAATGTTCCCAGTTGCTTGGTTTGTAGTAACTAGTGAATCTTATGTTACTTGGAAGTGGTTTATTAAGCTACTCATCAAAGACTTGGAAATGGAAGATGGCGATAGCTGGACCATCAtgatatatcaataa
- the LOC8276190 gene encoding uncharacterized membrane protein YuiD isoform X2, which produces MDEVMTVADARSAGQTTSSSSSASSFSGLPSNLPLLSAFLSCALAQFLKIFTNWYKERRWDSKKMFDSGGMPSSHSATVTALAMAIGLQEGPGSPAFAIAFVLACVVMYDATGVRLHAGRQAELLNQIVCEFPPEHPLSSVRPLRELLGHTPLQWFLLSRKKSGESV; this is translated from the exons ATGGACGAGGTTATGACGGTAGCCGATGCAAGAAGCGCCGGTCAAACGACGTCGTCGTCTTCTTCAGCCTCATCGTTTTCGGGGTTACCAAGCAACCTCCCTCTCCTCTCTGCTTTTCTTTCCTGCGCTCTTGCTCAGTTTCTCAAGATCTTCACTAATTG GTATAAAGAAAGGAGATGGGATTCTAAAAAGATGTTTGATTCTGGTGGAATGCCTTCTTCACATTCCGCTACTGTGACAGCCCTAGCAATGGCTATTGGCCTACAAGAAGGGCCGGGATCACCAGCTTTTGCAATTGCTTTCGTCTTGGCTTGCGTT GTGATGTATGATGCCACAGGTGTCAGACTTCATGCTGGTCGGCAAGCTGAG TTGCTGAATCAAATTGTCTGCGAGTTTCCACCTGAACACCCACTATCCAGTGTTAGACCTCTGCGTGAATTACTTGGGCACACTCCACTTCAG TGGTTTCTTCTGTCAAGAAAGAAGAGTGGAGAGAGTGTGTAG
- the LOC8276193 gene encoding CSC1-like protein At3g21620 isoform X2: MGSSRFWTHLVMAYAFSFWTCYVLKKEYEIVASMRLHFLASEHRRPDQFTVLVRNVPPDPDESVNELVEHFFLVNHPDHFLTHQVVYNANKLSELVNKKKKMRNWLDYYQLKYSRNQSRKPSVKTGFLGLCGDSVDAIDYYTSEIERLSKEISLERDNTVNNPKYIMPAAFVSFQTRWGAAVCAQTQQSRNPTVWLTEWAPEPRDIYWDNLAIPYVSLAVRRLLVAVAFFFLTFFFMIPIAFVQSLANIEGIEKALPFLKSLIEMKVVKSFIQGFLPGIALKIFLIFLPSILMLMSKFEGFISLSGLERRSATRYYIFQFINVFLGSIITGTAFQQLNNFIHQSANDIPKTIGVSIPMKATFFITYIMVDGWAGVAGEILRLKPLIIYHLKNFFLVKTEKDREEAMDPGTLGFNTGEPQIQLYFLLGLVYSVVSPILLPFIIVFFGLAYVVYRHQIINVYNQEYESAAAFWPDVHGRIVTALIVSQLLLMGLLSTKQAAQSTPLLITLPVLTIWFHLFCKGRYEPAFVRYPLQEAMMKDTLERAREPSLNLKSFLQNAYIHPVFKGGDDSDGEEATEDKEPDLVPTKRQSRKNTPAASKRSGSFSSLLPEDHENS; the protein is encoded by the exons ATGGGATCAAGCAG ATTTTGGACTCATTTGGTAATGGCTTATGCCTTCTCATTCTGGACATGCTATGTGTTAAAAAAGGAGTATGAGATAGTGGCTTCAATGAGGTTGCATTTTCTTGCATCAGAACATCGGCGCCCTGATCAGTTTACA GTATTGGTTAGAAATGTACCGCCAGATCCTGATGAATCAGTCAATGAGCTAGTAGAACATTTTTTTCTGGTCAATCATCCAGATCACTTTCTCACTCACCAg GTTGTTTACAATGCTAACAAACTTTCTGAGTTGgtaaataagaagaaaaagatgcGAAATTGGCTCGACTACTATCAGCTCAAGTATTCAAGAAATCAATCAAGAAAGCCTTCAGTGAAG ACTGGTTTTCTTGGCCTATGTGGAGACAGTGTAGATGCAATTGATTACTATACATCCGAGATTGAGAGACTATCAAAAGAA ATCTCTTTGGAGAGAGATAACACTGTGAACAACCCAAAGTATATCATGCCAGCTGCATTTGTTTCCTTCCAAACTCGTTGGGGAGCTGCTGTTTGTGCACAAACTCAACAATCAAGAAATCCAACTGTATGGTTAACTGAGTGGGCTCCAGAACCCCGTGACATTTACTGGGATAACCTGGCAATTCCATATGTTTCGCTCGCAGTTAGAAGGCTTCTTGTTGCAGTTGCATTTTTCTTCCTTACCTTCTTTTTCATGATTCCCATTGCATTCGTCCAGTCTCTAGCAAACATTGAAGGAATAGAGAAAGCATTGCCCTTTTTAAAATCCCTTATTGAAAT GAAAGTTGTAAAATCATTTATCCAAGGCTTCCTTCCCGGAATTGCTTTGAagatatttcttatttttctaccTTCAATTTTGATGCTAATGTCTAAATTCGAAGGATTCATTAGCCTGTCAGGGCTAGAGAGACGATCTGCAACTAGATACTACATTTTCCAATTTATTAATGTCTTTCTTGGGAGCATAATCACTGGAACTGCATTTCAACagctaaataattttatccacCAGTCCGCAAATGA CATACCAAAGACAATTGGTGTCTCAATTCCTATGAAAGCAACTTTCTTCATAACTTACATTATGGTTGATGGGTGGGCTGGAGTTGCTGGGGAGATACTAAGATTGAAGCCCTTGATCATTTATCACTTGAAAAACTTTTTCTTGGTGAAGACTGAAAAGGACAGAGAAGAGGCAATGGATCCAGGAACCCTTGGTTTCAACACAGGCGAACCGCAGATACAACTTTATTTCTTACTTGGCCTTGTCTATTCTGTGGTTTCTCCCATATTGCTTCCTTTCATAATAGTATTCTTTGGCTTGGCATATGTTGTGTACCGTCATCAG ATTATAAATGTTTACAACCAGGAGTATGAGAGTGCTGCAGCATTCTGGCCTGATGTCCATGGGCGTATTGTTACAGCACTGATTGTCTCACAACTATTATTAATGGGATTGTTAAGCACAAAACAAGCTGCTCAGTCGACCCCATTGCTCATTACCCTACCAGTGCTAACAATATGGTTCCATTTGTTCTGCAAAGGACGTTATGAACCTGCTTTTGTTAGATATCCACTGCAG GAGGCCATGATGAAAGACACATTAGAGCGTGCAAGGGAACCCAGCCTAAACTTGAAAAGCTTTCTCCAGAATGCATATATTCACCCAGTCTTCAAAGGTGGAGATGATAGTGATGGAGAAGAAGCTACAGAGGACAAAGAGCCTGACCTAGTTCCAACAAAGCGTCAGTCTCGAAAAAATACACCAGCAGCTAGTAAACGTAGTGGTTCATTTTCATCTTTACTGCCAGAAGATCATGAAAATTCATAA
- the LOC8276190 gene encoding uncharacterized membrane protein YuiD isoform X1, with protein sequence MDEVMTVADARSAGQTTSSSSSASSFSGLPSNLPLLSAFLSCALAQFLKIFTNWYKERRWDSKKMFDSGGMPSSHSATVTALAMAIGLQEGPGSPAFAIAFVLACVVMYDATGVRLHAGRQAELLNQIVCEFPPEHPLSSVRPLRELLGHTPLQVVAGSLLGCIVAYLMRNTD encoded by the exons ATGGACGAGGTTATGACGGTAGCCGATGCAAGAAGCGCCGGTCAAACGACGTCGTCGTCTTCTTCAGCCTCATCGTTTTCGGGGTTACCAAGCAACCTCCCTCTCCTCTCTGCTTTTCTTTCCTGCGCTCTTGCTCAGTTTCTCAAGATCTTCACTAATTG GTATAAAGAAAGGAGATGGGATTCTAAAAAGATGTTTGATTCTGGTGGAATGCCTTCTTCACATTCCGCTACTGTGACAGCCCTAGCAATGGCTATTGGCCTACAAGAAGGGCCGGGATCACCAGCTTTTGCAATTGCTTTCGTCTTGGCTTGCGTT GTGATGTATGATGCCACAGGTGTCAGACTTCATGCTGGTCGGCAAGCTGAG TTGCTGAATCAAATTGTCTGCGAGTTTCCACCTGAACACCCACTATCCAGTGTTAGACCTCTGCGTGAATTACTTGGGCACACTCCACTTCAG GTTGTTGCTGGGTCCTTGTTGGGTTGCATTGTGGCATACCTGATGAGAAACACTGATTAG
- the LOC8276190 gene encoding uncharacterized membrane protein YuiD isoform X3: MLRYKERRWDSKKMFDSGGMPSSHSATVTALAMAIGLQEGPGSPAFAIAFVLACVVMYDATGVRLHAGRQAELLNQIVCEFPPEHPLSSVRPLRELLGHTPLQVVAGSLLGCIVAYLMRNTD; this comes from the exons ATGCTCAGGTATAAAGAAAGGAGATGGGATTCTAAAAAGATGTTTGATTCTGGTGGAATGCCTTCTTCACATTCCGCTACTGTGACAGCCCTAGCAATGGCTATTGGCCTACAAGAAGGGCCGGGATCACCAGCTTTTGCAATTGCTTTCGTCTTGGCTTGCGTT GTGATGTATGATGCCACAGGTGTCAGACTTCATGCTGGTCGGCAAGCTGAG TTGCTGAATCAAATTGTCTGCGAGTTTCCACCTGAACACCCACTATCCAGTGTTAGACCTCTGCGTGAATTACTTGGGCACACTCCACTTCAG GTTGTTGCTGGGTCCTTGTTGGGTTGCATTGTGGCATACCTGATGAGAAACACTGATTAG